In the Clostridium beijerinckii genome, one interval contains:
- the ade gene encoding adenine deaminase has protein sequence MNKDTLINHIKASNRSVKCDLVIKNVTIIDVFNKNRFVDTIGIKDGYIVGIGDYDGYEIVDGTNKYICPGLIDSHCHIESSLVTPTEYSKLALLNGITSVIADPHEISNVMGTDGINFMLNSSQNIPFDIYFMLPSCVPGTSFESSGATLLSKDLKDFYKNDKVLGLAEVMDYPSVSECDDKIIDKICDSITNNKVIDGHGAGFTSMMTNTYRTANILTDHECNNAEEALDKIRRGMYILIREGTVAKNLKELLPAVNESNSNRFCFCTDDKHIDDIAANGSINSSIIYTINNSNLNPETAIQMATLNPSLLYKLNNKGAIAPGYIADFILLDDLERFNISQVYKEGKLVVNNNELINFNTDLSKNANNNAFYNSINLPPLSEDSFKINIPNKDVNILNAIEIIPNKLESIHLKLNISDINSIKDNDYKFFTSSTKDDLLKIAVIERHKASGNLGLGILKGLGISEGAIGTTIAHDSHNLIIAGTNDKDMLFAAKELERMGGGIIVVKDKNILAHIKLEIGGLMTNRTYGEIEFDLKNLHSAIKIIAPQIDFNPFLTLSFLSLPVIPDLKITDKGLFDVINFKFIDIFE, from the coding sequence TTGAATAAAGATACATTAATAAATCACATTAAAGCTTCTAATAGAAGTGTAAAATGTGATCTCGTAATTAAAAATGTTACCATAATTGATGTTTTTAATAAGAATAGATTCGTAGATACTATTGGTATTAAAGATGGATATATTGTTGGTATTGGTGACTATGATGGGTATGAAATTGTAGATGGAACTAACAAATATATTTGTCCTGGACTTATTGATTCCCATTGCCATATAGAATCCAGTTTGGTCACACCTACTGAATACAGCAAGCTGGCATTATTAAACGGAATCACATCTGTTATTGCAGATCCTCATGAAATCTCAAATGTTATGGGAACTGATGGTATAAATTTCATGCTTAATTCTTCACAAAACATCCCATTTGATATATATTTTATGCTTCCATCATGTGTTCCTGGTACCAGCTTCGAAAGCTCTGGTGCAACTTTGCTCTCTAAGGACTTAAAAGATTTTTATAAAAATGATAAAGTTTTAGGTTTAGCTGAAGTTATGGATTATCCTTCTGTCTCAGAATGTGATGATAAGATAATTGATAAGATATGCGATTCAATTACTAATAATAAAGTTATTGATGGTCATGGAGCTGGCTTCACATCTATGATGACAAACACCTATAGGACCGCCAATATTTTAACTGATCACGAATGTAATAATGCTGAAGAAGCTCTTGATAAGATCCGACGTGGTATGTATATTCTAATTAGAGAAGGTACCGTTGCTAAAAACTTAAAAGAATTATTACCTGCAGTCAATGAATCTAATAGTAATAGATTTTGCTTCTGCACTGATGATAAGCATATTGACGATATTGCTGCCAATGGATCAATTAATAGCTCAATTATTTATACTATAAACAACTCTAATTTAAATCCAGAAACAGCTATTCAAATGGCAACACTAAATCCATCTCTCTTATATAAACTAAATAACAAAGGAGCAATTGCCCCTGGATACATTGCAGATTTTATATTATTAGATGACCTAGAAAGATTTAATATATCTCAAGTTTATAAAGAAGGTAAATTAGTTGTAAACAATAATGAACTTATTAATTTCAATACAGATTTATCAAAAAACGCAAATAATAATGCTTTTTATAATTCTATAAATCTTCCACCGCTAAGTGAAGATAGTTTCAAAATTAATATACCAAATAAAGATGTAAATATATTAAATGCAATAGAAATAATTCCGAACAAATTAGAAAGCATTCACTTAAAGCTCAATATTTCAGATATTAATTCAATAAAGGACAATGATTATAAATTTTTCACTTCCTCAACTAAAGATGACTTATTAAAAATTGCAGTTATTGAAAGGCATAAGGCTTCTGGCAATTTAGGACTTGGAATCTTAAAAGGTTTAGGAATTTCAGAAGGTGCAATTGGAACCACCATTGCTCATGATTCCCATAATTTAATAATTGCTGGAACAAATGATAAAGATATGCTATTTGCTGCTAAGGAATTGGAGCGAATGGGCGGCGGTATAATTGTAGTTAAAGATAAAAATATTCTTGCTCATATTAAACTTGAAATTGGTGGGCTTATGACAAATAGAACATATGGTGAAATTGAGTTTGATTTAAAAAATCTCCATTCAGCTATCAAAATCATAGCACCACAAATTGATTTCAATCCATTTTTAACATTATCATTTTTATCATTACCAGTAATACCAGATTTAAAGATTACAGATAAAGGTTTATTTGATGTTATCAATTTTAAGTTTATTGACATTTTTGAATAG
- the ytaF gene encoding sporulation membrane protein YtaF, which translates to MLESLLLVSSLCIDSFVASIAYGTSKIRIPPICAVVINLVCTITLACSLLIGSIVKSILPSNLPAILGFVLLMLLGIYRLFEYIFKSYISKCSKSDSPLTFKIFDFQFVLQVYADEIKADFDNSKCLNIKESFYLGLALSLDSLAVGIGSSLCNINYTEVLVLCFIIGVSLVSLGVVIGRKFAQKVHLELSWLSGALLILLAILRVLK; encoded by the coding sequence ATGCTTGAGTCTTTATTATTAGTATCTTCGTTATGCATAGATTCTTTTGTTGCAAGTATTGCTTATGGTACTTCGAAAATTCGTATTCCACCCATATGCGCAGTAGTAATAAATTTAGTATGCACCATTACACTTGCTTGTTCTTTACTTATTGGCTCAATAGTTAAAAGCATACTCCCAAGTAACCTTCCCGCAATTTTAGGATTTGTACTTTTGATGTTACTTGGAATATATAGATTATTTGAATATATTTTTAAATCATATATTTCAAAATGCTCAAAATCCGATAGTCCCTTAACATTTAAGATCTTTGATTTTCAATTTGTCCTACAAGTTTATGCAGATGAAATAAAAGCTGACTTTGATAACTCAAAATGCCTAAATATTAAAGAATCATTTTATCTAGGTTTAGCATTATCATTAGATAGTCTTGCAGTAGGAATTGGGTCTAGCCTATGTAACATTAACTATACGGAAGTTTTAGTATTATGCTTTATCATAGGAGTTTCTCTAGTATCTCTTGGGGTAGTTATTGGACGAAAATTTGCTCAAAAAGTACACCTTGAATTATCTTGGTTATCAGGAGCTCTACTTATATTATTAGCAATACTTAGAGTATTAAAATGA
- a CDS encoding cobyric acid synthase: protein MDKKSIMFLGTASSVGKSTLVTALCRYLKNQGLNVAPFKALNISLNSYVTKDGLEMGRAQVVQAEACKLEPDALMNPVLLKPSGEYTQVIADGKVFCNIEPYKYKELNETLKVRVKKAYDKLSKKHDVIVLEGSGSCAEINLKDSDISNMAMAEIADAPVILVSDIDKGGVFASIVGTIQLLPESERERIKGVIINKFRGNIELFKPAIKQLEDIINIPVLGVMPYEKFDIDDEDSVTERIRNKEEVGTLDIAIIRLSHMSNFTDFSILDRIPDVTIRYVDKPSELKNPNLIIIPGTKNTIEDLRSMKENKLFDKIKELKESGTPILGICGGYQMLGTLILDKLGVEGNISQEDGFGFLDIKTRFNETKVTKQTKGNILCDLKSIKSIEGSTISGYEIHNGISKIGKKAIPFIKDLDGDIVGVCDKERIVAGTYLHGMFDSEEFISSFVKSLKENNDIVVTEDIIIEKVNEYKDNEYDRLSKLFEENIDIYQLRKIMEL from the coding sequence ATGGATAAAAAAAGTATAATGTTTTTAGGTACAGCGTCTTCTGTTGGTAAAAGTACTTTAGTAACAGCCCTATGTAGATATTTAAAAAATCAAGGGTTAAATGTAGCTCCTTTTAAGGCCTTAAATATTTCATTAAATTCTTATGTAACAAAAGATGGATTAGAAATGGGACGAGCTCAAGTAGTTCAAGCAGAGGCTTGCAAATTAGAGCCAGATGCATTGATGAATCCGGTTTTGCTAAAACCAAGTGGTGAATATACACAAGTAATAGCAGATGGAAAAGTTTTTTGTAATATTGAGCCTTATAAATACAAGGAACTTAATGAAACTTTAAAGGTCAGAGTTAAGAAAGCTTATGATAAGCTAAGCAAAAAGCACGATGTAATTGTACTGGAGGGATCTGGGAGTTGTGCCGAAATAAATTTGAAAGATAGCGATATATCTAATATGGCTATGGCAGAAATTGCTGATGCACCTGTAATTTTAGTATCCGATATTGATAAAGGTGGAGTTTTTGCATCTATAGTTGGTACAATTCAATTATTACCCGAATCAGAGCGTGAAAGAATAAAAGGGGTAATAATTAATAAGTTTAGAGGTAATATAGAACTATTTAAACCTGCAATAAAACAGTTAGAGGATATTATAAATATTCCAGTCCTTGGAGTTATGCCATATGAAAAATTTGATATTGATGATGAAGATAGTGTAACTGAAAGAATTAGGAACAAAGAAGAAGTTGGAACTTTAGATATTGCTATTATCAGGCTTTCTCATATGTCAAACTTTACTGATTTTAGTATTTTAGATAGAATTCCAGATGTGACTATACGATATGTGGATAAACCTAGTGAATTAAAAAATCCAAATTTAATTATAATACCTGGAACAAAGAATACAATTGAAGATTTAAGAAGTATGAAAGAAAATAAATTATTTGATAAAATAAAAGAATTAAAAGAGAGTGGTACACCCATTTTAGGAATTTGTGGAGGGTATCAAATGCTTGGAACGTTGATACTCGATAAATTAGGCGTTGAGGGTAATATATCTCAAGAGGATGGTTTCGGATTTTTGGATATAAAGACACGATTTAATGAGACGAAAGTTACAAAGCAGACTAAGGGAAATATTTTATGTGATCTAAAATCAATTAAGTCTATAGAAGGTAGCACTATAAGTGGCTATGAAATTCATAATGGAATAAGCAAGATTGGTAAGAAAGCAATACCTTTTATTAAGGATTTAGACGGTGATATTGTAGGTGTATGCGACAAAGAAAGAATTGTTGCAGGAACTTATCTTCATGGTATGTTTGATTCAGAAGAATTTATAAGTTCATTTGTTAAATCTCTTAAAGAGAACAACGATATTGTTGTTACAGAAGATATAATTATAGAAAAAGTAAATGAATATAAAGATAATGAATATGATAGATTATCTAAACTTTTTGAAGAAAATATAGATATATATCAGTTGAGAAAAATAATGGAACTTTAG
- the yidA gene encoding sugar-phosphatase, with product MYKLLALDMDGTLLTTDKKVSKNTEAAIKAAEKKGVKIVLASGRPLDGLNRYLEELDLIKGEDYVLSFNGGLVQNTRGKIVSKVCLKGNDLKNIYEISKKLNVNIHAFSAKDGLITPKTSQYTEYEATMNGIDITIKDFNEVDDNEDIIKVMMIDPQEILDPAIKELPSEIYEKYSVFKSAPYFLEFTHKEVDKGLGLKKLGEYLGIKQEEIIACGDAGNDLSMVKYAGLGVAMGNATEEIKQAANFITDSNDEDGIVRVIEKFILSESK from the coding sequence ATGTATAAATTACTTGCACTAGATATGGATGGAACTTTACTTACAACGGATAAGAAGGTTTCAAAAAATACTGAGGCAGCTATAAAAGCTGCAGAAAAAAAGGGTGTTAAGATAGTATTAGCATCGGGAAGACCATTAGATGGATTAAATAGGTATTTAGAAGAGCTTGATTTAATAAAAGGTGAGGACTATGTACTTAGTTTTAATGGCGGATTAGTTCAAAATACTAGAGGAAAAATTGTCTCAAAGGTATGCTTAAAGGGAAATGATTTAAAAAATATATATGAAATAAGTAAAAAACTTAATGTAAATATACATGCTTTTTCTGCAAAGGATGGATTAATAACGCCTAAAACTAGTCAATATACGGAGTATGAAGCTACAATGAATGGAATTGATATTACTATTAAGGACTTCAATGAAGTTGATGACAATGAAGATATTATAAAAGTCATGATGATAGATCCCCAGGAAATATTAGATCCAGCCATAAAGGAATTACCTAGTGAAATTTATGAGAAATATAGTGTATTTAAAAGTGCACCTTACTTTTTAGAATTTACTCATAAGGAAGTAGATAAGGGACTTGGATTAAAAAAACTTGGTGAATATCTTGGGATAAAACAAGAAGAAATAATTGCATGTGGAGATGCTGGTAATGATTTATCAATGGTAAAGTATGCTGGTCTTGGTGTAGCAATGGGGAATGCTACTGAAGAAATTAAACAAGCTGCAAATTTTATTACTGATTCAAACGATGAAGATGGAATAGTAAGAGTAATAGAAAAATTTATTTTAAGTGAATCTAAGTAG
- a CDS encoding immunoglobulin-like domain-containing protein: MNRKFIASIMSVFVGMSVGISNKVNAEINNGWINNNNGWSYYENGSVKTGWVNDKGNFYYLKDDGNMAVGWINVNNKWYYMSESGAMKTGWVQYKGAWYYLSQNGEMISNDTVDGYYLGVDGSWVEKNSTNDVTEVNDESKNNITMKTEKTEYGLNTKEITVYITNNGKQSAYYGVEYAVEKFVDNKWSKVPFKEEQMFIEIAYNLEPGKTSSQVISLENFENLTAGKYRIVKFSGKCAAEFELK, translated from the coding sequence ATGAATAGAAAATTTATTGCTTCAATAATGAGCGTGTTTGTAGGGATGAGTGTAGGAATCTCTAATAAAGTTAATGCAGAAATTAACAATGGCTGGATCAATAACAATAATGGCTGGAGTTATTATGAAAATGGCAGTGTAAAGACTGGATGGGTAAATGATAAGGGGAATTTTTATTACCTTAAAGACGATGGGAATATGGCTGTAGGATGGATTAATGTTAATAACAAGTGGTATTATATGAGTGAATCTGGAGCTATGAAAACAGGCTGGGTTCAGTATAAAGGAGCTTGGTATTATTTAAGCCAAAATGGAGAAATGATTTCCAATGATACTGTGGATGGATACTATTTAGGAGTAGATGGATCTTGGGTTGAAAAAAACTCAACTAATGATGTGACGGAAGTTAATGATGAATCTAAAAATAATATTACTATGAAAACAGAAAAAACTGAATATGGTCTAAATACTAAAGAAATTACTGTGTATATCACAAACAATGGAAAACAATCAGCTTATTATGGAGTAGAATATGCAGTTGAAAAATTTGTAGATAATAAATGGAGTAAAGTCCCTTTTAAAGAAGAACAAATGTTTATAGAAATCGCTTATAATTTAGAGCCGGGAAAAACAAGTAGTCAAGTTATTTCTCTAGAAAATTTTGAGAATTTAACTGCTGGGAAATATAGAATAGTAAAGTTTAGCGGAAAATGTGCTGCTGAATTTGAATTAAAGTAA
- a CDS encoding histidine phosphatase family protein, with amino-acid sequence MKEIKLYLVRHGKTYCNERQLYCGKSDVELSESGKEQLREISRRVKYTKCDFYFTSGAKRANQTLEIICPQNKYKILNKFFEYDFGDFELRSYEELKLSKEYITWIEDKEGNVKCPSGESRAEFRKRVNDGFVELINYIIKENIDTAFGVIHGGSIGILLEMFYDSKKKFYEWQPSNGEGYELTIKIRKDEQFEIENVSQIQ; translated from the coding sequence ATGAAAGAAATTAAGTTATATTTGGTCAGGCATGGAAAAACTTATTGCAATGAAAGACAATTATATTGCGGTAAAAGTGATGTTGAATTAAGTGAAAGCGGGAAAGAGCAATTAAGGGAAATTTCTAGAAGGGTTAAGTATACAAAATGCGATTTTTACTTTACAAGTGGGGCAAAGAGAGCAAATCAAACATTAGAAATTATTTGTCCGCAGAATAAGTATAAAATTTTAAATAAGTTTTTTGAGTATGATTTTGGTGATTTTGAATTAAGATCATATGAAGAACTAAAATTGTCAAAAGAGTATATAACTTGGATAGAAGACAAAGAAGGAAATGTAAAATGTCCAAGCGGAGAGAGCAGAGCAGAATTTAGAAAAAGAGTTAATGATGGATTTGTGGAGCTTATAAATTATATCATTAAAGAAAATATAGATACTGCTTTTGGAGTGATTCATGGAGGAAGTATAGGTATACTATTAGAAATGTTTTATGATAGTAAGAAAAAATTCTATGAGTGGCAGCCTAGCAATGGAGAAGGGTACGAACTTACAATAAAAATAAGAAAAGATGAACAATTTGAAATAGAAAATGTATCTCAAATACAGTAA
- a CDS encoding HD-GYP domain-containing protein, protein MRLVPIENVKPNTVLGKSLYDINGRILLRAGVVLRENTIAKIKEINILSIYIVDKYSNEEIEDIIKPELRQKAIITIKEAFSNIGRLNNNSVRNKESDYTWQEQSYFYNIGKMAVDLIDDILNRRDVMLALVDIRSMNNYMYSHSVNVAVISLTIGIALQLSKKKLEALCIGALIHDIGKSLVPREIFDKQGSLSEEEKEILKQHPRLGYKYLSTTYNINSLSKLIVLQHHERPDGNGYPDGLTKDNIIELSNIVSIANVYDNLSTDLPNKRAMFPSDVLEYLMSNAGTMFDYNIVNIFCRIVIPYPKGTIVELSTEEVAVVEETIPGFPLRPTVRVIESPRVSRISMKIDLIKEISIVITGVKYEID, encoded by the coding sequence TTGAGATTAGTCCCAATTGAAAACGTAAAGCCAAACACAGTACTTGGAAAATCGCTGTATGACATTAATGGTAGAATTCTACTTAGAGCTGGAGTAGTTTTAAGAGAAAATACAATTGCAAAAATAAAGGAAATAAATATTTTATCGATATATATAGTTGATAAATATAGTAATGAAGAAATTGAAGATATTATTAAGCCAGAACTTAGACAAAAAGCAATTATAACGATAAAAGAAGCTTTTTCTAACATAGGAAGACTTAATAATAATTCAGTAAGGAATAAAGAAAGTGATTATACTTGGCAAGAGCAGAGTTATTTTTATAATATTGGAAAGATGGCAGTAGATTTAATTGATGATATCTTAAATCGAAGGGATGTAATGCTTGCATTAGTAGATATACGAAGTATGAATAATTATATGTATTCTCATTCTGTAAATGTTGCAGTAATATCACTTACTATAGGAATTGCGCTTCAACTATCAAAAAAGAAATTAGAAGCTCTATGTATAGGAGCATTGATACATGACATTGGAAAATCATTAGTACCTAGAGAGATATTTGATAAACAGGGAAGTTTAAGTGAAGAAGAAAAAGAAATATTAAAACAACATCCAAGACTTGGATATAAGTATTTATCAACTACTTATAATATTAATAGTCTAAGTAAATTAATAGTACTTCAACATCATGAAAGACCAGATGGAAATGGATATCCAGATGGATTAACTAAGGATAATATTATTGAACTAAGCAATATTGTAAGTATTGCCAATGTATATGATAATTTATCAACAGACTTGCCGAATAAAAGAGCAATGTTTCCAAGTGATGTACTGGAATATTTAATGTCGAATGCAGGAACAATGTTTGATTATAATATAGTTAATATATTTTGTAGAATAGTAATTCCATATCCAAAAGGAACTATTGTGGAATTAAGCACAGAAGAAGTTGCTGTGGTTGAAGAAACAATACCAGGATTCCCGCTCAGACCAACTGTAAGAGTAATAGAAAGTCCTAGGGTAAGTAGAATTAGTATGAAAATTGATCTTATAAAAGAAATTTCAATAGTTATTACTGGGGTGAAATATGAAATTGATTAG
- the cobD gene encoding threonine-phosphate decarboxylase CobD, with protein MASFGHGGNAKEISRENKINYKDIIDFSANINPLGMSSSVKDAIIEGIDEIEKYPDITYFELKDSIEKFENVSKENLILGNGAAEVLFNAVRGVNPKNSLILAPTFSEYEEAAKAINSNIIYYNLKEENDFNIREDILHDINENLDLIFICNPNNPTGVITEIDLLKRILNKAERNNVRVIIDESFLDFRKESFSMIPYIDEYKNLIIIKSLTKFFALPGIRIGYAICSDLTLKEKIESISPAWNINILAEIATKAALNEKNYIKKSIEFIDHEKKYLYNEVREIDGIKVFEPSVNFILLKTLIKIDLKKELLKNNILIRSCSNYVGLDNRYYRVAVRSHEENYRMIKIMKNIFKMHRTEQ; from the coding sequence ATGGCAAGCTTTGGACATGGTGGAAATGCTAAAGAAATAAGTAGAGAAAACAAAATAAATTACAAAGACATAATTGATTTTTCAGCTAATATTAATCCATTGGGAATGTCAAGTAGTGTAAAAGATGCGATTATTGAAGGTATAGATGAAATTGAGAAATATCCTGATATAACTTATTTTGAGCTCAAGGATTCAATAGAGAAGTTTGAAAATGTTAGCAAAGAAAATTTGATTTTAGGTAATGGAGCAGCGGAAGTTTTATTTAATGCAGTAAGAGGAGTTAATCCAAAGAATTCATTAATTTTAGCTCCAACTTTTTCAGAGTATGAAGAAGCGGCAAAGGCAATAAATAGTAATATTATTTATTATAATTTGAAAGAGGAAAATGATTTTAATATAAGAGAAGATATTCTACATGATATAAATGAAAACTTAGATTTAATATTTATATGTAATCCAAATAATCCAACAGGTGTTATAACTGAAATAGATTTATTAAAAAGAATTTTGAACAAAGCAGAGAGAAATAATGTTAGGGTAATAATAGATGAATCGTTTTTGGATTTTAGAAAAGAAAGCTTTTCTATGATTCCATATATAGATGAATATAAAAATTTAATTATAATAAAATCTTTGACCAAATTTTTTGCACTTCCAGGTATAAGAATTGGTTATGCTATTTGCAGTGATTTAACATTAAAAGAGAAGATAGAATCTATATCTCCAGCTTGGAATATAAATATCTTGGCAGAAATAGCAACAAAAGCAGCACTTAATGAAAAGAATTATATAAAGAAATCTATAGAATTTATAGACCATGAAAAAAAATACCTTTATAATGAAGTAAGAGAAATAGATGGAATTAAAGTCTTTGAACCAAGTGTGAATTTTATTTTATTAAAGACTCTGATAAAAATAGATTTGAAAAAAGAACTATTAAAGAATAATATATTAATTAGAAGTTGTAGCAATTATGTTGGATTAGATAATAGATATTATAGAGTTGCTGTACGAAGTCATGAAGAGAATTACAGAATGATAAAAATAATGAAAAATATATTTAAAATGCACAGAACTGAACAATAA
- the cbiB gene encoding adenosylcobinamide-phosphate synthase CbiB: MIELSIGFVLDLLIGDPNNPFHPVRGIGYVAKKLEAMFRRILRKHLKAAGLIVWILTVSIIFAIAFAIVNLSREFNIYFGIILEGILIYFCISSKALVVEGYKVVKFLLINDLDGARKQLSFIVGRDTASLSKEGIIKAVVETIAENMADGVIAPLFYAMIFGAPLAFAYKAVNTLDSMFGYKNEEYIEFGYFPAKLDDVFNFIPARITGMLIILASAFLGYDYKNSFKIYRRDRYNHTSPNSAHPEAAIAGALGVQLGGANYYFGKLVSKPTIGDKIKEIDINDVKKTAKVLYLSFFIGFVFTLIFRKLMITMF; encoded by the coding sequence ATGATTGAACTTAGTATAGGATTTGTTTTGGATTTATTAATTGGGGATCCTAATAATCCGTTTCATCCAGTTAGAGGAATTGGATATGTGGCTAAAAAACTTGAAGCAATGTTTAGAAGAATCCTTAGAAAGCATTTAAAAGCAGCAGGTCTCATTGTATGGATTCTTACTGTGTCAATAATATTTGCAATTGCATTCGCAATTGTTAACTTATCGAGAGAATTCAATATTTACTTTGGAATTATTTTAGAGGGGATTTTGATATATTTTTGTATATCATCGAAAGCATTAGTTGTTGAAGGATATAAAGTAGTTAAGTTTTTATTAATAAATGATTTAGATGGTGCAAGAAAGCAGTTATCATTTATAGTTGGGAGAGACACTGCAAGTTTGAGTAAAGAAGGAATAATAAAAGCAGTTGTTGAAACTATAGCAGAAAATATGGCTGATGGGGTCATAGCTCCGTTATTTTATGCTATGATTTTTGGAGCGCCTCTTGCATTTGCATATAAAGCAGTGAATACATTAGATTCGATGTTTGGATATAAGAACGAGGAATACATAGAGTTTGGATATTTCCCGGCTAAATTGGATGATGTTTTTAATTTTATTCCAGCCAGGATAACGGGCATGTTGATAATATTAGCTTCTGCATTTCTAGGATATGATTATAAAAATAGCTTTAAGATATATAGAAGAGATAGATATAATCATACAAGCCCTAATAGTGCACATCCAGAAGCAGCTATAGCTGGTGCATTAGGGGTACAGCTTGGAGGGGCCAATTATTATTTTGGAAAACTTGTAAGTAAGCCTACAATAGGAGATAAAATTAAAGAAATTGATATCAATGATGTTAAGAAGACTGCTAAGGTTCTTTATTTATCATTTTTTATAGGATTTGTGTTCACTTTAATATTTAGAAAGCTAATGATAACAATGTTTTAA
- a CDS encoding bifunctional adenosylcobinamide kinase/adenosylcobinamide-phosphate guanylyltransferase: MKLIFGGAYNGKLDYVKEKYKVSNEQIFFCRDENIEYNKEIICGLHIFVKACISNKLNPIEVLKDKIDLLENKIIICDEINSGIVPIEKFDRIWREETGRLLQFLAKHSSHVYRIFFGIEEELKNNTI, translated from the coding sequence ATGAAATTAATCTTTGGTGGAGCCTATAATGGAAAATTAGATTATGTAAAAGAAAAATATAAAGTAAGTAATGAACAGATATTTTTTTGTAGAGATGAAAATATAGAATATAACAAGGAAATTATATGTGGATTACATATTTTCGTTAAAGCGTGTATTTCTAATAAGCTTAACCCAATAGAAGTCTTAAAAGATAAAATAGATTTGTTAGAAAATAAAATAATAATATGTGATGAAATAAATTCTGGAATTGTTCCAATCGAAAAATTTGATAGAATATGGAGAGAAGAAACTGGGCGCTTACTTCAGTTTCTAGCAAAGCATTCTTCCCATGTATATAGAATATTTTTTGGAATTGAAGAGGAATTGAAAAATAATACAATTTAA
- a CDS encoding diphthine--ammonia ligase has product MDKEKVVVSFSGGKDCTLALYRMIKSGYKIIGLLVTFESKKDSYFHKIPKSVFQDISKELGIPLIEIDCSNKNNYEEEFEMALKVSKDKGAEICVFGDIDIEAHRGWCLDRCKAAEIKGVFPLWQENREKLTNEFIDCGFKAIIKKVNLKALGIEFLGKELTKDIVNEIKNLGCDPCGENGEYHTLVFDGPIFKSSIKFNKSGTEITENYGYLTVNGLLD; this is encoded by the coding sequence ATGGATAAAGAAAAAGTTGTAGTTTCATTCAGCGGGGGAAAAGATTGTACTTTAGCCTTGTATAGGATGATTAAAAGTGGTTATAAAATAATAGGATTATTAGTTACGTTTGAAAGCAAAAAGGATTCGTATTTCCATAAAATACCAAAGAGTGTTTTTCAGGATATTTCTAAAGAATTGGGAATTCCACTTATTGAAATAGATTGTAGCAATAAGAATAATTATGAAGAAGAATTTGAGATGGCATTAAAAGTTTCAAAAGATAAAGGAGCTGAAATTTGTGTATTTGGAGATATAGATATAGAGGCACATAGAGGTTGGTGTTTAGATAGGTGCAAGGCAGCAGAAATTAAAGGAGTATTCCCTTTATGGCAAGAAAATAGGGAAAAGCTTACTAATGAATTTATAGATTGTGGTTTTAAGGCTATAATTAAAAAGGTAAATCTAAAGGCGCTAGGAATAGAGTTCTTAGGAAAAGAATTAACAAAGGATATTGTTAATGAAATAAAAAACTTAGGATGTGATCCTTGTGGAGAAAATGGAGAATATCATACATTAGTTTTTGATGGTCCTATATTTAAGAGTTCAATCAAATTTAATAAGAGTGGTACAGAGATTACAGAGAATTATGGATATTTAACAGTAAACGGATTATTAGATTAA